The following nucleotide sequence is from Gadus macrocephalus chromosome 18, ASM3116895v1.
GCACGCATGTGTTGTTCTCAGACTCAAAGCATCGGACCTGAAGCTCCGTTTCTGCACCAATGAGACCCAGGCCAGCAGAGACAAGTTTGTGGCCAAGCTGCAGAAAATGGGCTTTGACATTTCCGTGTGTGAGGTGTTCTCCCCAGCCCCCGCAGCCGTGGCTGTCCTGAAAGACCGGGGGATGCGACCCCATCTGCTGGTCTACGATGGTATTACATCTTTTGActttttatcaataataatTAGCGCGTTTTAGCAGGCCTATATGATTAGGCTATTATTTATATGATCAGGCtattattgatgattgataaaCAAGTGTGGAAGAAAATGATGAagtattgtgtttttgttttgctacAGGACTTCTCTCTGAGTTCGAGAGTGTTGACCAAACCAACCCTAACTGCGTAGTGGTTGGAGATGCCGCAGGGAAGTTCACCTACGAGAACCTGAACGATGCATTCAGGGTTCTCATCGGCCTGGAGAAACCAGTGCTGTTCGCGCTCGGAAAAGGGTAAGAGTTTACATCAGAGTGGGATTTGTTGCCCAATAGCACACAGAAAAAACTGAAACGGCAAATTTCAAAAGTTTCTGTGCCTTCAGTTTTTGCCAGCAGTGCCATGTTTCAACTCGCCTGTGTATCTGCACTATTCTATGATGAAAAACTCATTTGTTTTTATCTTATTCTCCTTATTCCAAATATAAACTAAGCCGTCAGGTAATTCTCGGGAAATATAATGTTTGTTTGATGAGGGGAGATGCTGTTGGACTTTTACCATTATAATAATTGCTTTAACTggttacctccctctctctctctctctctctctctctctctctctctctctctctctctctctctctctctctcaggaggtATTACAAGGAGGCCGATGGCTTAAATCTGGATGTGGGCCCGTACATGAAGGCTTTAGAAGTAAGCCATTCCTAGAAACATCGACTCATCTGCTCCACAAAAAGAGCAGTCTCAAATCGTGTGCGAGTGTTAATGTTCCAACGCTCTGCCCTCTCCAGTACGCCTGTGACGTGGAGGCGGAGGTGATCGGGAAGCCGTCCTCTGCGTTCTTCCACAGCGTCCTCAGTGACATGGGCCTTCAGCCTCACCAGGTACAGTGGAACCGCTACGACTGGCGCCCCTAACGGCCAATGAACACGGCCCTTTGGGGCGGGCACCAGATCAGCAGAATTTTCCTGTCCAAAATAGACTTGAGTccccctttttgttttttggtttttatcAAATGTGCCTTCTTGTAGTGTTGTGCATTGTTCTCTGTTTGGTTGGTAAATGAACAAAATCCATACTTAGCATACGTTCAAAAAAGTGAAAACAATTCCTATTCCTTTTCGAGGCCAATCATAATAATGCATcctaatattatttatatttcttttttttgggtaGCACTACAAAAGTGAGGCAGATTTCAGGCTCTGTTTGCTTTGGGCGACAGTGTTTATGACTTTGGGTTGCACTTTTATTCAACCTTTCTGCAtctcgctctcactcactccctcgctCACTTAACCATCATCACCTGTGCAGGTGATGATGGTCGGGGACGACCTCGTTAACGACGTGGGCGGGGCCCAACTCTGTGGAATGAAGGGTCTGCAGGTCCGGACTGGCAAATATAGGTCAGTGGTTTCTGTTCTGTGCTGAatggacccccacacacacacacacacacacacacacacacacacacacacacacacacacacacacacacacacacacacacacacacacacacacacgaaaacacacacacacacacacacacacacatgaaaacacacacacacacgaaaacacacacacacacgaaaacacacgaaaacacacacacacacacacacacacgaaaacacacaccgcAGCTTCCCGCTTTTTTGGACTGGAAAAAACAAATATACAAAACTGAATATacatgtacattttcaaatataAATAAGAAATCAAAAAATGAAATGTATGTACTTCAACAGATCTTTCTGtcccaaattaaataataacaCAGGTTTTAGACCTTGATATGTTTTTGGCAAATACCAAAACGTCACCAATACCAAGTACTAGTGCCAATGGTGAGTACTGATAAGCGTCGGGGAAATGTCTGAGATGTTTTTGTTTGCACTGCAGTAGACATGATCTGTTCAGAGTTGTACATAATGTAACAGAGGCTATACATGTTTGTAGCACAAAGAAATATGCATGTGCATTGCCTTTAGTGGACCGGAAGAACTCAGAAGTCAGTTTGAAGCTTGACGAATTGTTCACACAAAAGAGATTTAGGCGTAACCGTAGGAGTATAACCGTAACAAGTATGAACTGGCCCTCATAGCGGTCAATGCACACGGCCGTTTGGAGCGGACACCAAAAATGCAGCCTGCTACATTCGCACTCTTTGCCAACAATGTGATTTGCAAAACAATATGACTTTCATCAAACAAATGTGAGTGACTTTACAAAATATAGCACGAGAAGGCAACGACTGAGATGCAACACAGAAAATACTAAAAAGGAATGCAGACAAGCCGGAAAACGTAAACAAACCTCCCAGACAGCTCGGTCTGCGGGAGACTATTGCGACTTATACATTTTCAGTGCCGTTTATCCGCCACAAGAGGGCGACACCCCACCATAATTAGAATAGGCCTTGACTGATCATTCTGGGTCAGCTACCAGTCTACTCGTATTTATTTCAGAAACTAGAAACAGAAACTACTCCAACGAAACTCGTTGTTGGCTGGGATTTTCAAACCAAGTTTATGTCTTAACTCAAGGGATTATTGTGTAATTAGAAAAGGTCTGTTTTATATGATGCATCATATGACTTACTCAAATAAATGGGAGATCCCCTCCTGTTTGGGGAGCTTGAGAACAAAGACCTTTAACAGCCTAGAAGTTTAAATGTCTGTCGTGGGATTTAACATTTTTAACATCGCATGATGACATTTTTCGGACACAGCTGTGTTCTGGAAATGTCATCACATTTCCTGTTGTATTTGGCTTTTGCAATGTCCACACTTATGCTGATAGAGTAGACGTCCTGACAACTTGAACTCCATTGTATTGACTTGTTCTACCCCACCTGTATGCCTCTCTCACCGTAGCTCTGTGTAACATTGAaatgcaaagtgtgtgtgtgtgtgtgtgtgtgtgtgtgtgtgtgtgtgtgtgtgtgtgtgtgtgtgtgtgtgtgtgtgtgtgtgtgtgtgtgtgtgtgtgtgtgtgtgtgtgtgtgtgtgtgtgtgtgtgtgtgtgaacttgtTTTATCTGCGGTGTACAAGCGTGCGTTGACCCACATATTACTGCCGACCCCGTGCAGTATCGCTCCTGTGATGATAAGTCGGCTCAGGAGACGTTGAACTTTATACCGTTCACTTCCTGAAGTCCGTTGAGCCGCCACCGTCTGCTCCTCAAAGCGATGACATCAGGTCCTCCCCGTCCAGGCCCAGGCCCGGTTCAGACCGGACCCAGCCCCGTCCGGCCCGGGTCTGGACGGGGAGCAGAGGAGATGGGGTCACGGGGTCACGGGGTCGGCGTGCAATGGGCTGAAATCAGCACCCGGGATAAACCAGATGACATGATGTTATGGCTCCTTCCTCCCCTGTTGAGTCctgagggagaagagggagaggggagggagagggaggagagagggagagggagggagggagggagggagaaggagggagggagggagggagagggagggagggagggagaggggggagagagagagagagggcgcggTGGGAACACTCCGCACTGTAGCTGAACGCCAGCATCTGTGAAATCAATAGTCGGCCACCGAGGGGTCTCGTTACCACCCCGGTGGTCCTCATTTGTGGACAATTGCTGgatcgcacacacaaacacacacatttagacaaAGGATGACTTTATTCAACGTttttgtgctgttttttttgtgtggtcATTCACCCTTAATGTTGACATCACGCTGTTCTTGTTGTTGTGACGGGCCTGGCAAACAGCAAGCCCTCGTAGAGGTGTTTCTCCACCCCCGTTACCTGTCGGCCTTATTCACTGAGCGGCCATCTTCGTTCTAAGCGCCGGCGGGGTACTGAATCCCACCTCCTAGCTAGTGtatagaaccaagatggccgcacGGTGAGTAAGTAGGTAGTGTCAACCACGTTACTGTCGTAATTAGGTCAGCTTTCTCGTCTCTGTCTGAGAAACGCACTGAGAAATCAATAGAAATAAGGAGAATAGAGAACATCGCGCCAACCTTATGGTTTCCCTTCTTCTAAATATTGTCACGTTTCGCGTTGGCGTTAAAAACAATGCAATGTCGTTTTCGCACCTACCCCTCTCTTCCACCTGATGTGTTCCTACTGCGGGCGACTAtaactcaggaggtagagcgggttgactcgtaaccggaaggttgctggtttgaacccccggctcctcctagccgagtgtcgaggtgtccttgagagagacactgaccctgactgctcccgacgagccggctgtcaccctgcgtggttgaaaaacaccgtc
It contains:
- the lhpp gene encoding phospholysine phosphohistidine inorganic pyrophosphate phosphatase, with product MADSSWTSSAESLKGVILDLCGVLYDSGEDGGTPIPGSVEAVKRLKASDLKLRFCTNETQASRDKFVAKLQKMGFDISVCEVFSPAPAAVAVLKDRGMRPHLLVYDGLLSEFESVDQTNPNCVVVGDAAGKFTYENLNDAFRVLIGLEKPVLFALGKGRYYKEADGLNLDVGPYMKALEYACDVEAEVIGKPSSAFFHSVLSDMGLQPHQVMMVGDDLVNDVGGAQLCGMKGLQVRTGKYRSVVSVLC